The genomic region AAGTGGTCATTAGAAGGAAAGTGATCAAATTACAGACCATTCTTAAATGGAACTTGGTACAGTGGTGAGAAAACAAGGGTTAAATCTCTAAGTGCTGACAGAAAAAAAGCATCTAAGACATTTAAGGGGAAAAAGCAAGTGTCCAAAGACTACACATAGTGTGGTCCatttgagccaaaaaaaaaaaaaaattaagaacatgaATATGGTTTGTATATTCATGAAAAATTCCAAAGAGAATCTTCAACTGTGACCAGTAAGTATTTACTTTACTTCTTGCTTTATGCTCTACCTGGTtcaaaacaatgctctttctaTGAGCATCTATCTTACTCAAAGAAGGAAGGGTGCatgggaaaggggaggaaagaaagaaggaaggtagaAAGGCGGAAAGAACAGAAGCCTGACCAGCCAAACTATGGGGGGGAGGGCGGTCACTGGAAATCTGGCTTCTCTTACTCAACAGAAAAATCGTTTTGCCCAAAGAACAACACAATATGCATCACCAGATGAAGCTACAAATGAAGTGTCCTCTCTGATCTAAAAAGGCACTTCTCCGTAGAACATGGTTTTAATGtggttcattaaaaaaaagaaagaaagaaaatattagggCTCTCAGGTACCAATTCAATTCTCTCCATCTAGATAGAACAAAAAGTAGACTATTTCCCTCCAGACATTTCACCATAAAGAGAAATTTCCCTACACTCCCCACACCTCACaaaccctcccacctcccacctcacTCCTTCCATCACCTATCATGTGTGCTTCTGGCTCGCCAGACAACAGAACCCTTATCAAGTTCCCCACGCTGAGCACCTGGCATGCCTCTCTCTTGGCACACTCTCTTCCTGTCAGGACACTCATCTCTCATCTTATTCTCTGGCTTCTCTTCCCATTATAGTCCTTCCTGCACAGACCACAAGCCCCTAGAAAGTGGTGACCACATAATTCACCCCAGAGAATCTCCCCTCCTGATCTTGAACTGTTTCATGCCACTTATAAAAGAGTGCTTAAAATACATTtctcaaacaaatgaataaattaaataaaatcactGTTCACCCACTGCCAAAGCAGGAAATTTTTCAGGCCAGGCCCCATGTATTCCAGACGAGGAAACTGATGACCAGAGAAGGGAGGAGTTGCacagcccaaggtcacacagcttacCACTAGTAGAGCTGACCCCAACACCACTCTCTGCTCCCAACACCATCCCCACATCATCCCTCCCTATCTGAAGGCCACACTGGGAGCCACATCTAAGAGAGTTACCTTCCCCAGTGGGCATGGTTCCGGAGCCAGGAGCTTGGACTGGATTCTAGTCCATACATCACAGTGTCCCCATAGTCCACGTAAGGTTTGTTCAGTCTGGGAGAGGGTGGGGTACAGGAAGGGCAGAGCATGTGGTTAGACAGTGACAGTGACAGACACTGAGACTTGCACCAGTTCCCCACTTGTCATCCTAGAACCACCTCTCTGAGTCCTGCATCAAATGCTTTTAAGAATCAGAAGTGCTAAGTCGTGGTAATTGCTTTCATTATAACTCACAAACCATATGGTAGAATCATTTCAACAGGATAAACACTACAAGGCATGTAAAATTAGAATGTGGTCTCTGTCCACTGGATATAAGTAAATTTAACACATGACAACCAGCcaaaaagaacacaaaagtaaccagagaaagAGAGGCCATGCCATGATAATAAGCAGCCTTCCTCAGCTTGTGTGAAGAACTGAGCCTGGTAAAGGAACCAAGTGGCCATTTGTCACCCAACAGGCATTCGGTCGGGGCTCTCACCTGCGGCAGAAGTGGTGAGCACACTTCACTAGGATGCCCATGCAGTGCACAGCCACGATGCCTATCACCAGCAGGCTGAGAGGACCCATCTGCAGGGAGGACAGGTAGAATTAACAGTAAGCCTAATGGAGACTCGATTTGCAAACAATAAAATGCTTGCCAGACACTTTCAGTGACAGAACTTCTGGCCAGCCTGGGAGAGAAATGTGAAGGTGGAGATTAGCTCCATGTGATGGGTGCAATCAAGGAGGACCTTGGCATGCCTTCCACAGTCAGTCTGTGGAAGACTAACTTAAGATAAGTCTATTCTGAGACTTCCACATCAGCAGAACAGAAGTTCCCGGGTCTGTGGGAAGACAAAACGAGCTAAGGGATGTGGGGGAGGGAAGGCATCCTCAGAGCAAAGTCATATGAGGAAAGACAGTTCTTGGCTGACAACAATCCACATCTCTGAAGCCAAAATGGCTTTGGACAAGCAGTCCACAGGAGGTGAACCATAAAAGGAAGATATAAGATTCCCAGAGTAGCCCACTTAGGGACAGGGCTGGGGAACTGTGCAGAAAATGGACAGACATCTTTTATTCATTAGACTACAACAGCCTGAGCCATTTTAAGTACGCCTCTCTCCCCCACAGAGGAAGTGCCACGAGGACAGAGATCTTTGCCAAATTCCTTGATGCAGTCAAAGAGCctggacagtgcctggcacaaagaaGGCTCTCAATAAACAGCTTTAGACAAATGAAGGtcggaatttttatttttcttggctgAATTAAAaatactaccacaaaaaaaaaacctacctccTAAAACTTTTCCCGACACCTCCCTCCACTGGCATAGACCCTTACCAAGATGCCTGCATTTTTCACAGCCAAAGGCAGCCCCAGGAGCCCCGTGCCAATGTTGCCCTTCAGCAGGTGGATCAAGGTCTGCAGCCATCTGAAGTGGGAGGAGGCAGATGGGAAAGTTAGCCAGAGACAGCTAGCTCTAAATATTAAACACTTAGCACTGCTAAGAGCCCGCATGCTGTATCTCATTTGATTTCTATGACAACCCTACGAGATTTTATTCTATGGATAAGGAagcaacttgctcaaggtcacacacctAGTAAAGAGCCCAGCAGGGACTCTGACCCAGGTGGCCTGAGCCCAGAGCGCACCCCTTACCACTGTGGCACTCCCAAGAATCCCTCTCTCCCAGACCTGAGACCAGAGGGACCAACAGGCCCTGTTCTCTCCTACTGTACTGGGGCCTGGTTCCAATCACTGCCCTGACTACTGTACAGACTCCCAAGACAGCAACAGAAGATGACAATCCTAACTATGAAGAACACACCGGTGTGGCCGAATAGGGGAAATAAAAAAACTGAAGCCCAAATCGTCTAAACAGAAAGTTTTATGAAAAGTGAATACAGTTAAAAGTCGTTCGCCACAATAAGAAGTCACAAGTTCCCAGAGCACTTTGTATTGAAAAAAAAGGTCAACTGTCACAGGGTCTTAGCACTGGACAAGCCCTCTTCAGATAGGCGCCAACCTAGTTTACCCTTCCATCACAAGGGCAGAATTCTCTCCTCTATTTGTATAGACTGTAATTGTACAGCCTCTCACATTTCATCATTCGTTTCCTCACTCAACAAATGCCATCTACCACATACAAAACCATGTGTTAACAGTAGTGGTGGAAATAGGTGTGCATCAGAGATCGGGATCTCAGCTTCTAGGAAATGGTACTATCTCAAGGAAAGCAAGGGACACCTTAATAACCACCAAGGTGGAAAGGTCCCTTCATAAATGCCCAGGAGCAGAGCCCAGAGAGGGACAAGGCAGGTGGGAGGAGCGGGCAGACAGACCTGAGTGAGGCCAAGAGGACACACAGGACGTGTGTGCTGCTGGAGAGGAAAAGGGCATGCACAGAGGGCAGGGCCTGGCAATGAGACCCAGCTGAGCAACAAGGGCACCCACAGGAGCATAGTACTGTAGACATAGTGACCGCATGGttgggtgagggtgagggtgtgTAGGGAGTCTCCCTTTCTGTAGGGACCAGAAGACTGGTCGTCTTGGCATTTTTCATCCTTGTCCTGTCTATCTTTGTCTTGGCATATTTAACTCCTGACAGATAGGAAACAGGTCAGATGCAGTACTACTTTCCCTAAGTCACCCAGGATTTGGCCCCTGGTGTTGTCTAGATTCTTCTGCGTGGACAACTTAAATTTTCAAAACTGCACACATTTCTTCAAATCTTCAATTCAGTAGACACCAAAAGCAAATAACACTTGTTACCCATTAAGGCCATAAGTAAGAATCATTTAAATATCCTCTAAACAGGAATTTCACTTTAACCTTTCTCCTTCTGCTTCAGGAAGAAAATCTCCTGGTCTTCCTGCCACCCTCGGATTTTCAAGAAAGATCAATGAGCCACCATTGCTCTTGATGAGGAGTGGTGTCTGCACTACCCAGCACACAGCTCAAGGATTTGTTACACTATTGGCAGCCAGTGGCCAGGAGATAATGAGCCGATTAAACTTCTATTTTGGCAAATATTTAATCCATGCAAGTGCAAAAGTAAACATACCAAACCCTTCTGCCTACCAGAAGCATCCCCAAAACATCTCTGAGCCAAGTTGTGTGGGAGACCAGGTCCCTCTCACCCTAGCTCCTCATTACCTCTCCATGGCAACTCCCTTCCCATCTCTGGGCTGCTATTACACCTGCAAAGAGGGGGAGCTGGAGTAGGACAAGTGGTCTCCCTGGTTCTCCAGCTCACAATCACCAGGATTCTAGGCCACTGGTCAAAATTACTCTTTCCCACAGATGACTCCAAGCCAAGATCACCCAACACAGTATGAGCATCAGGAAAGCAACTCCCAGGGCTGTGAGGTCTTAGCCACAGGGTGGTTATCTTTCtgaaaagggaagggagaggccAAGCAAACCTGTAGTTTTACTGCAGTCCACTTTTTAAGCTCAGGGTATCTTGATTCTCTGGTGAATTAAAGGTCCCCTTCCCCAATAGCTTTTGTATTATATCtacttatattaaaattaaaactgggaaaaattttaaatgtttaattaaaaataatactagtatgttttttctgaaaaatcaaaTCCATTTTCCAAGTaaggaaatatgggaagaatagtactcttacttttttaaataaaatctctttAACGTCTCATCTCACACAACAAAACACAACTggatttttgtatttctatatgCAATCCATGTGATACATTATTTTGGTTGACACATATGAAGAAGATTTTTGTTCTTGCTAGACATGTGGCTGGAAAAGGAAGGAGTACTTTAATACATAGCCTCTTCAATTATGGCAATTTTTCTTTGACATTACTCCAAAATGAAATACAAGATAGTTTTAGAAGCTAGGTACAATTGTGAAATCTGAACTTTTTATACTCGGTCACATTAAAATCCATTGGTGATCTTACTAACTGAATGGGCCTTTTACCCATGCGCACCGTCCTAACATTTGTAAGTTATTTGGAAGATACTGACTCCCTGAGTTATTCAGATCTTCCAAACATTTAAAGCTTTcattatataatattaaaaaatcacattCGTTATTGTCACCCCTGAATTCACTGCAAAAGTTTTCGTGTAGAAAGAAGCTGCCAGGCTCACAGTGACAGAtacaagagttttcttttttgccttgttCTATCTAATTTTGcttgaaaattcaaattttatgtgAGTAACAAATACTGCTGATTGTTTTCCTTGAGTTGATGGGTTAATTTCcatcattttcaaagaaaatgccAGGTACTCAGGTCTGGATAGCCTATAGTTAGTTTAGTTAGTTGGTTGTTCTTTCTAGTAAAAATAGTAttccatgaaaaaagaaaaaaagcagctaGTCCAGTTGACAACTCAAATACTCAAGGCTTGGCCTAGAGACAAGTATCACACTTTGATATTTTTCAGGAACACTTCTCATTTTGTCACACAGAGTATTAAGAGAGCTGAACTAAAGGGCTGCAATTTAATTAACTTAGTGCTTGACACTTTCATCAAGGACATTCTGAAGGACAACTGCCCTTTCGCAGCAGTGAAAACAACAATAGCCAGTGGAACGTGGAGCCACCACCACAATTCACCAGGCAGCATCTGCAATTTTACCACCTCTGCTTTGCCTCACCAGTGCAAAAGACACCGGAGTGAAAAGCACAACTATGAACACATCTTTGTTGTTCAGACTTCTTGAAATGGTCTTGGGACCCCCGAAAGGCCTGCAGACCACATGTGGCAAAGGGCTGTTCTAGATCACCTACAGAGACCAGACAGTTTCAGTCAGCTGTGCCTTGACCTGCCAGTCTAGGGAAGAAGCGGTGAGGCGTGATTAACAGCTGCTACTTCATGACTCAACAGAGCAACAAGACAAACATGAGGCTGCCATCAAAGCAGTCAACAGCTTGACACTATCCAACGTTAGGAAACCCTCACTGAGCACACCCTTGTGGAAATGGTGGCGTTCCCACTTGTATCCTCATTAGAGGAGTTTTGGCTGAGGTTTCTTTAAGAGCCAggtgcatgcatatatatatgcaacaGGCTGGGAAAGACTCTCATGTACTTTCTTCCTTAGCAAACTATTTAACAGGGTTAGGCAAGGCACAGGTAGAAAAGGAACCCAGCTCAAAAACTTGTCCCTAACAGAGATTCTCTTAGGTAAATGAGGGTCCCCAAATCAGCCTACAACTTAATCATACCTGGCATGATTTCTGGGGCTGAAATAATCAGTCCTCCAATTCCCAAAGGAATCCTTTTCTCCGTACTAACTGTGATGAGACTGAAACCTGCCATTACCAGGGCAGGGTAGGAACCTCAAGTATACCATGGAAAATGTCTCAACACAAGGGCAAGGAAGATATTTTCTGATTTGCTCAATTTCCAACAAAGGCAAAGTAATTCGGGACTGACAACATTATATCTCAACATGAAAAAAAGTGATATTCAGAACAGCTGAAGTTCAAAGCCTGTGAGCGCCTATCTTAAAGTTGCCAGCCAGTTAGTCTTGAACTTAAGAGAGgtcccaataaaaataaaagtccagacCCTACATGGTTAAGTATTACATAGACAAGATGATGCCTGAGAATAAGGAGGAGCAAAAACTGAAGGGGAACTACAGCGAGAAAAGTTGGGAAGAAGGATTTCACAATAAGGAGAATGGCCCTGAACTGAAGCCATCACGTGCTCCCAACTGTGCGTGCAGCTCCTTCTGCCTATGGGACACAATGGAGTGGATAAGattagaggaaagaaaggaaaggtggTCCTTGCTGCCACCAACTGTGCTCTAAGCAATCTTTTCCTTCAGCTAAAACTGCAAGCAAATGGGGAATCTACAAAAGCATGCCACGTGAGAAATAAGCTACAAAGCCAGCATCTTTGTGATCAGAAGCCAGCAAGTGATGGTGGGGAGCCAGTCACGTGGACAAACCATATCCTCTAGGTCCACCCCAGCTCACAAGAGAAAATGTCCTGCCCAGGACATAGGAAGCAGAGGAGCTGCCCCAGCAAGGGGCTCCAAGATAAGCTCCCAAGGTCCCTTTGGGCAGTTGCAGGGTATGACATAACTCTAGGACACAAAGGAGCCCTCAGTAGGCCACACCTAAGCCATAAAGGAACACAGATGGGTGACAGCTGGGCTTGAGGACAAATGGAAGAGCAGGAAAGGATGGGCTGCTGAGATCCTGAGACACATCAGAGGTAGGTGAAGGCTGGGGAAGCTTGGAAACTCAATGAAGTAGAAAAGCTTCCTCTCAACTTTCTAGCACCCCACAGCCACCACAGCTTCCCAGTGTGCTCCTCAATTTGTTTAcatctggggaaactgaggcccaaaggaGGCCCGACAGACAACCCAGGGACAAGACTTAAGCCCTCCTTAGGAAATGCAAAGTGGATTCCCCTTCTCCATCAACTGCTGGGTTTTAACTTCAGAAGtgatttctttctcctcccacttCTCAGCCACATGACCTGGTTCCTTGGTGATGGGGTAGAAGATGGGGGTGACTCTGCCAAGGAGGCTTCAGAGGGGGCTGAGAGGTATCAAAAGTTCTGATCTAAGAGAAGGTCCCTCTAAAACCTTTTCTTAAGTCCAGGCTCTTGTTGGCCTCTAGCCTTCTGGGAGTAACTCAGCTGGAACAAAGACTAAGGAACTGCTTGAGAGTGGCAGGTGAGGGACACTGTAACTTGCCCTGTCCTTGTGGAACTTGCATTCATCCATAAAGTGGGGAACTGGTAAATGGGGGACAAATTGCCCCAAGGTAGATTTAGGAAAGTGACTCCCACAGGGAGGGCAGAGGGTAACAGCTACTCACGTGGTGCTACTGCTGCTTTCCCCAAAGCGCTGGTAGGAGCCCGGGGAGAAGTTGTTGAGGCCTTCTGATGGGCTCTCCTCAGGGCTCACGTCGGTGGAGCTGTAGTCATGATAGTCTTCGTTCCGAAGTCTCTGTGTGGACATGGTAGCTGGGGAGACAGGGTGAGCATTAAGACTTCCAGTAGTAGCTGGGGCCTTTAGCTCCAAGTCTGGAGGGGCCTCAGGGACAGAAGTAGTCATTGTCACAGTTGCTCACAGGGACAGCTGTGCTATGGACTGAGTACGAGAGTGCCCTGTACCAGGGGAAATGCAAGAGGTACAACATACACAGGGTAGGCTGAGTGTGCCCAGCTTATGCTCCCCACCTCCCAGTGGTGCCCACTCATAAATTTCTAAATTTGTCTGAACAATACAGAGGTGAGGCAATAGTGGGGAGGAGTAGGAATGATGTAAGTAAGCacctccaggaagtcttccctaTTCCTTTGGTGGCCATTACCTGGTCCCTCCTCTGAGCTAATTTCTGGGCCTTAAACAACAGCTAAGTCATCTACCTTTCCCCAGAGCAAGCTCTCAGAAGATGGGAATCTGCTGTTTCTCAGTGAATTCCCTTTTTTGCTCTGCCTTCTTTGGAGAACCTTGATGTTCCATCAGGTCCCTACCCACAAGTGACTATCTCCTTTCTGTCATGACCTCAAGCCCACCCTGTACTCCCTGGAGGCTATCAGTAGAGCTCACCCCCTCACCAGGGCTCTTTACCTGCCACCAGCCTGAGTACTGAGATATGGTACTGAGAGTAGCACAAGGGAGACCAAGACCCTGACCTCTGTGTCAACATTGCCCCTCCACAGTGCTTTATTGAGGCTCAGAAAATGACACCTAACAGTATGCACACTTCGGCATGCTAAGCACTTAGAACTAAAGGAGACCAGCAGCCTCAGCAGCCAAGCCTCTGTGACTTTCCCTGCCCTACCTTCTCCCTGAAGCGAGTCACAGAAACTGGAATCCTCTTCCCCAAGGGGGTCCTAAATGTGTCAACCCTACTCCCCAAAGCAGCCATAAAACCTAGAAGGGTCACTGTCCCTTCTCATTCCAGAGAGGCCCAGCCATGTCC from Castor canadensis chromosome 16, mCasCan1.hap1v2, whole genome shotgun sequence harbors:
- the Slc36a1 gene encoding proton-coupled amino acid transporter 1 isoform X3, giving the protein MSTQRLRNEDYHDYSSTDVSPEESPSEGLNNFSPGSYQRFGESSSSTTWLQTLIHLLKGNIGTGLLGLPLAVKNAGILMGPLSLLVIGIVAVHCMGILVKCAHHFCRRLNKPYVDYGDTVMYGLESSPSSWLRNHAHWGRHIVDFFLIVTQLGFCCVYFVFLADNFKQVIEAANGTTNDCQNNETVVLTPTMDSRLYMLSFLPFLVLLAFIRNLRVLSIFSLLANVSMLVSLVMIYQFIVQCFPTLLSCVPRCGERIMRSL